Proteins from one Gossypium raimondii isolate GPD5lz chromosome 8, ASM2569854v1, whole genome shotgun sequence genomic window:
- the LOC105790782 gene encoding protein TRANSPORT INHIBITOR RESPONSE 1 encodes MHKKMAFSFPDEVLEHVFSFIQSDKDRNAVSMVCKSWYEIERWCRRKVFVGNCYAVSPRMVIRRFPEFRSIELKGKPHFADFNLVPDGWGGYVSPWIEEMAGAYPWLEEIRLKRMVVTDESLELIAKSFKNFKVLVLSSCEGFSTDGLAVIAASCKNLKELDLRDCEVDDLSAHWLSHFPETYTSLVSLNISCLGSDEVSFSALERLVGRCTNLKTLRLNRAVPLDKIANILRHAPQLVEFGTGTYTADVRPDVYSDLAGVFSSCKELKSLSGFWDVVPDYLPAIYPVCSKLTSLNLSYATIQSPDLIKLVSHCPNLQRLLVLDYIEDSGLEVLASSCKDLQELRVFPSDPFGAEPNVSLTERGLVAVSLGCPKLQSVLYFCRRMSNEALVTIARNRPNFTRFRLCIIEPKTADYLTLEPLDVGFGAIVQYCKDLKRLSLSGLLTDRVFEYIGTYAKKLEMLSVAFAGDSDLGLHHVLSGCESLRKLEIRDCPFGDKALLANAAKLETMRSLWMSSCAVSFAACKLLGQKMPRLNVEVIDERGPPDSRPENCPVDKLYIYRSIAGPRFDMPPFVWTMDEDSGLRLS; translated from the exons ATGCATAAGAAAATGGCGTTTTCGTTCCCAGACGAGGTGCTGGAGCATGTGTTCTCATTCATACAATCAGATAAAGACCGGAACGCGGTGTCGATGGTGTGTAAATCGTGGTACGAGATCGAGCGTTGGTGCCGGAGGAAAGTGTTTGTGGGGAACTGTTACGCTGTGAGCCCGAGGATGGTGATCAGACGGTTCCCCGAGTTTAGATCCATTGAGTTGAAAGGGAAACCGCACTTTGCGGATTTCAATCTGGTGCCGGACGGATGGGGAGGTTACGTGTCTCCCTGGATCGAGGAGATGGCTGGAGCTTATCCTTGGCTCGAAGAGATTCGACTTAAAAGGATGGTCGTTACCGACGAAAGCTTGGAGCTTATTGCTAAGTCGTTTAAGAACTTCAAAGTGTTGGTGCTTTCTTCTTGTGAAGGGTTTTCAACTGATGGTCTCGCTGTCATTGCTGCTAGCTGCAA GAATCTGAAAGAGCTGGACTTGCGAGACTGTGAAGTGGATGATTTGAGTGCGCATTGGCTCAGTCATTTTCCCGAAACATACACATCACTGGTGTCCCTTAACATTTCTTGCTTAGGGTCTGATGAAGTTAGTTTTTCAGCGTTGGAACGACTGGTGGGTAGATGTACTAACCTCAAGACTCTCCGGCTCAACCGTGCAGTGCCCCTGGATAAGATTGCCAACATTTTACGTCATGCACCGCAGCTGGTTGAATTCGGTACTGGCACCTACACGGCTGATGTACGGCCAGATGTCTACTCAGATTTGGCCGGAGTGTTTTCTAGTTGCAAGGAACTAAAGAGCTTGTCTGGATTTTGGGATGTGGTCCCGGATTACCTTCCTGCCATTTACCCTGTCTGCTCAAAATTAACATCACTGAACCTGAGCTATGCTACTATACAAAGTCCTGATCTTATCAAGCTTGTAAGCCACTGTCCGAATTTGCAGCGCCTATTG GTACTTGATTACATTGAAGATAGTGGGCTTGAGGTGCTTGCATCTAGTTGCAAGGACTTGCAGGAATTACGTGTGTTTCCATCTGATCCATTTGGTGCAGAGCCAAATGTGTCCTTGACAGAACGGGGCCTTGTTGCCGTATCTTTGGGTTGTCCCAAGCTACAATCAGTATTGTACTTCTGCCGCCGAATGTCTAATGAGGCATTAGTTACTATTGCTCGGAACCGTCCAAACTTCACAAGGTTTCGCCTTTGTATAATTGAGCCTAAAACAGCTGATTACCTGACTCTCGAGCCACTTGATGTTGGTTTTGGAGCCATTGTTCAGTACTGCAAGGATCTCAAGCGTCTTTCCCTCTCTGGTCTTCTTACAGATCGTGTATTCGAATATATTGGGACATACGCGAAGAAGCTTGAGATGCTGTCTGTGGCTTTTGCAGGAGATAGTGATTTGGGACTACATCATGTGCTTTCCGGGTGTGAAAGCCTTCGGAAACTGGAGATCAGAGATTGCCCCTTTGGTGACAAGGCTCTTTTGGCCAATGCTGCAAAGCTGGAGACAATGCGATCCCTTTGGATGTCTTCTTGCGCTGTGAGCTTCGCAGCATGTAAGCTGCTAGGTCAGAAGATGCCAAGGTTGAATGTTGAAGTTATAGATGAGAGGGGACCTCCTGATTCAAGACCAGAGAACTGCCCAGTTGATAAGCTCTACATATATAGGTCCATTGCAGGGCCAAGGTTCGACATGCCTCCTTTTGTTTGGACAATGGATGAAGATTCTGGATTGAGGCTTTCATGA